One Acetobacterium sp. KB-1 DNA segment encodes these proteins:
- a CDS encoding DVU_1557 family redox protein, producing the protein MSAIEKISTLICLKCNVPLEMHTNNFSYLGFNFSTKVPTCPICGQMFLSEELVRGKVTEVEMGLEDK; encoded by the coding sequence ATGAGTGCAATTGAAAAAATTTCGACATTGATTTGTCTGAAATGCAATGTCCCGCTAGAAATGCACACAAATAATTTTTCATATCTGGGCTTTAATTTCAGTACTAAGGTCCCAACCTGTCCCATCTGTGGGCAGATGTTTTTATCCGAGGAACTGGTCAGAGGAAAGGTAACGGAAGTAGAAATGGGACTTGAAGATAAGTAA